The Brachyhypopomus gauderio isolate BG-103 chromosome 1, BGAUD_0.2, whole genome shotgun sequence genome includes a window with the following:
- the mdfi gene encoding uncharacterized protein mdfi yields MQVEEHSPGASLPEPPDGACPSPESIPLEAHTASGSGGDGGSGPALQEATPPSAETPGDADDGNNNNSLSQTDLSGTLSKSITCQPQATPTPTREPPTFSPEWATAPRNGDKAPAHGSKAGPRPPLLRAASSSSSSTSTPPRKGPKQLQSNPSLTSQRSKGSSKSNGSHIPTEAQDDCCVHCILACLFCEFLTLCNMVLDCATCGWCVSGDSCCCCCVSEECGDCDLPCDMDCGIIDACCESADCLEICMECCGLCFSS; encoded by the exons ATGCAGGTGGAGGAACACAGCCCTGGTGCCAGCCTGCCTGAACCTCCAGATGGGGCCTGTCCCAGCCCGGAGAGCATACCCCTGGAGGCCCATACTGCCTCTGGCTCAG GTGGTGATGGCGGCAGTGGGCCGGCACTCCAggaggccacgcccccctctGCCGAGACGCCGGGAGACGCAGACGAtgggaacaacaacaacagtctCTCCCAGACGGACTTGAGTGGCACCCTCAGCAAAAGCATAACAT GTCAGCCCCAGGCCACGCCCACGCCCACGAGGGAGCCTCCCACCTTCTCACCAGAGTGGGCCACGGCACCAAGAAACGGGGACAAGGCACCGGCGCACGGCAGCAAGGCCGGGCCACGCCCGCCCCTCCTGCGGGCCGcctcctcgtcctcttcctccacgtCCACGCCGCCCCGCAAGGGGCCCAAACAGCTGCAGTCGAACCCTTCCCTCACCAGTCAGAGGAGCAAGGGCAGCTCCAAGTCCAACGGATCACACATCCCCACGGAGGCCCAGGACG actgCTGTGTGCACTGCATCCTCGCCTGCCTCTTCTGTGAGTTCCTGACTCTGTGCAACATGGTGCTGGACTGCGCCacctgtgggtggtgtgtgtcggGCGactcctgctgctgctgctgtgtttctgAGGAGTGCGGCGACTGTGACCTGCCCTGCGACATGGACTGCGGCATCATCGACGCCTGCTGCGAGTCGGCCGACTGCctggagatctgcatggagtgCTGCGGCCTCTGCTTCTCCTCCTGA